Proteins encoded within one genomic window of Actinoplanes octamycinicus:
- a CDS encoding sugar transferase, with protein MQTIESLATVDLSDRADQVRRGRRAGETRAGWQSRYARVLYLIDYAVGLGAACWALVLRFGPDNQTEPNIKGYVLLTAVLPIAWIICLSVNRAYEPRHLFVGTDEYARVFRSGLALMAVLAIVSFAFDLRLARGYVSIALPLAIVVDLGARYLYRQRLHRVWARGDRLHRVLLVGHEKAVSDMTRRLRRERYHGMGVIGACLPVTPNPKAFSAGMPPVYGTFDAVASAVTRSDADTVIVLACPEIDGAALRRLAWQLERDEIDLIVASTLVDVAGDRTTIRPVDGLPMLHVEHPKLKGSARVVKDAFDRIGAALLLFLLSPLLLVTAGLVMFGKGGRGPAIFKQERVGKDGRTFMLFKFRTMVVDAEARLAELQALNEHDGELFKIRQDPRITPIGHWLRRFSIDELPQLLNVLKGDMSLVGPRPPLAREVAGYPSDMLRRLVVKPGLTGLWQVSGRSDLSWEESIRLDLSYVENWSLAMDVAILFRTVSAVLRSSGAY; from the coding sequence GTGCAGACAATCGAGTCGCTGGCCACCGTCGACCTCAGCGATCGTGCTGATCAGGTCCGGCGGGGACGACGTGCCGGCGAGACCCGGGCCGGCTGGCAGAGCCGCTATGCCCGGGTGCTCTACCTCATCGACTATGCCGTCGGACTGGGCGCCGCCTGCTGGGCGCTGGTCCTGCGGTTCGGCCCGGACAACCAGACCGAGCCGAACATCAAGGGCTACGTCCTGCTGACCGCGGTCCTGCCGATCGCCTGGATCATCTGCCTGTCGGTGAACCGCGCCTACGAGCCGCGGCACCTGTTCGTCGGCACCGACGAGTACGCCCGGGTCTTCCGCTCCGGGCTGGCGCTGATGGCCGTGCTGGCCATCGTCTCGTTCGCCTTCGACCTGCGGCTGGCCCGCGGTTACGTGAGCATCGCGCTGCCGCTGGCGATCGTCGTCGACCTCGGCGCCCGCTACCTCTACCGGCAGCGGCTGCACCGGGTCTGGGCGCGCGGCGACCGGCTGCACCGGGTGCTGCTGGTCGGCCACGAGAAAGCCGTCTCGGACATGACCCGCCGGCTGCGCCGCGAGCGCTACCACGGGATGGGCGTGATCGGCGCCTGCCTGCCGGTCACCCCGAACCCGAAGGCGTTCAGCGCCGGCATGCCACCGGTCTACGGCACCTTCGACGCGGTCGCCTCCGCGGTCACCCGCTCCGACGCGGACACCGTGATCGTGCTGGCCTGCCCGGAGATCGACGGCGCGGCCCTGCGCCGGCTCGCCTGGCAGCTGGAGCGCGACGAGATCGACCTGATCGTGGCCAGCACCCTGGTCGACGTGGCCGGCGACCGGACCACCATCCGCCCGGTGGACGGCCTGCCGATGCTGCACGTCGAGCACCCCAAGCTCAAGGGCAGCGCCCGGGTGGTCAAGGACGCCTTCGACCGGATCGGCGCCGCGCTGCTGCTGTTCCTGCTCTCCCCGCTGCTGCTGGTCACCGCCGGCCTGGTGATGTTCGGCAAGGGCGGCCGCGGCCCGGCGATCTTCAAGCAGGAGCGGGTCGGCAAGGACGGCCGCACCTTCATGCTCTTCAAGTTCCGCACCATGGTGGTCGACGCCGAGGCCCGGCTCGCCGAGTTGCAGGCACTCAACGAGCACGACGGCGAGCTGTTCAAAATCAGGCAGGACCCGCGGATCACGCCGATCGGCCACTGGCTGCGCCGGTTCTCCATCGACGAGCTGCCCCAGCTGCTCAACGTGCTCAAGGGCGACATGTCGCTGGTCGGCCCGCGCCCGCCGCTGGCCCGCGAGGTGGCCGGCTACCCGTCCGACATGCTCCGCCGGCTGGTCGTCAAACCCGGGCTCACCGGCCTCTGGCAGGTGTCCGGCCGCTCCGACCTGTCCTGGGAGGAGTCGATCCGTCTCGACCTCAGCTATGTGGAGAACTGGTCGCTCGCCATGGACGTCGCCATCCTGTTCCGTACCGTCAGCGCGGTCCTGCGCAGCTCGGGGGCTTACTGA